The genomic stretch gtcTTATAACATGTTAAACCCAGTTTAATTTGTGCTACAAGTTTAATTATgataaaaaattcaaaacttAATAAAAGTTTAATTAATCAATCCATTCAAAAAATGACCAATATTACAAATCAAGTTCCTAAATTGTtatcagaaaaaaaatcaaataatagtGTGTAAATAATCGAacaatatttctttatgAAACTAGTCAGGgttcaattaataaattccGATtagagaattaaataagGTATCTAAAATAACAGTTTAATATAACTTTACATTCTTCTTGGACAATTTATCTTTATAATCTCCATTAGAAATTTCCCACAAATAAAGGCTAACTATTGAACAATATGGGGAAAACAATTCTCTATAATGTTCAAATATTTCCTTAGTAATTTCTTTATGTCCATAGATCATTTTCAGCGCTCTTTTTATTGCAATGTCTGAAAAACTAAATACGTTTTTCCTATTCATACAAAATATCATTGCCATTTCTGCGCTCCAAACTCCTATTCCATTTAGTTTAGTTAGTTCTTCGCAaacttcttcatcatctttttcATGAAGTAAATTTAAGTCGAtctctttattaattattttttctgcAATACCCTTAATAAATGTTGCTTTTTTGAGGCTTACACCTACTTTCCTAATTTCCTCCAAAGAATAATTGGAAATAGTTTCAGGGTCAATGCTTTTTAGGGTTGTCTTAGCTTTGTTCCAAATACTAACTTGAGCTTTCTGAGAAACTTGCTGACCTATTATTATGTAAAACAATCCTTGAAAGAGATCATCAATATATTCTCTATCAATGTAaccaatttcttcaataatttttttcattttctcaTCCCTTAACTTTAATACCTCTAGTTCTCTTTCTGTATAATTGAATTTCATTGAATGATAATTTTAGcctgaaaaaaattacgTTGAAAAGTTTGggcaaaaataaaaattcaactTGACTAAAATTCTTAAtgttgaaataattttataagAATTACAGTTACGACTAACGTTAGATTgctaaattaaaaaaaaatgcacATAACAAACATACTATGCATTAATCATTTTAGaactaataattttttatactAGATCtaacttttattttctaaacttcatttgttttttaaaaaatgagtcaaaaaataattaatttaaaaaggaaaaaatatCCCCACCCCccattttaataaaaataaataaagcGTCGAATGATTGATAAGGTAACATCGCAATACTCAAACTCTTTCAGATATTCAGGAAAAACACGCAAAAAGACGGATACATTAAATGAATGGCCAGTTTAATTCCTCTTTCATATATAACTTGAATTACATGAACTTGGATTAACTTTAGTCCATCTTAATATCTCTTGTTTAAGAAATACTTAATTTTCTG from Cryptosporidium parvum Iowa II chromosome 8, whole genome shotgun sequence encodes the following:
- a CDS encoding DNA-3-methyladenine glycosidase (similar to bacterial enzyme) yields the protein NYHSMKFNYTERELEVLKLRDEKMKKIIEEIGYIDREYIDDLFQGLFYIIIGQQVSQKAQVSIWNKAKTTLKSIDPETISNYSLEEIRKVGVSLKKATFIKGIAEKIINKEIDLNLLHEKDDEEVCEELTKLNGIGVWSAEMAMIFCMNRKNVFSFSDIAIKRALKMIYGHKEITKEIFEHYRELFSPYCSIVSLYLWEISNGDYKDKLSKKNVKLY